Proteins encoded together in one uncultured Desulfosarcina sp. window:
- a CDS encoding HDOD domain-containing protein yields MDNLKKVLKKVERLEPIPSVIHKVLDLADDPDAPLKDLMDVVERDPAITANLLKTVNSAHFGLPVKVDSVKQAVAMLGLQQVVEMVLSQNLSGNLKPAQKGYGLARGDLWRQSLAVAMIARTLANEQDLMSLPAIYTAALLKDIGKVILHEFVADQLPAIQDLVKSKGMSFVEAEMEVLGMDHTTVGGMIAKQWHFSPHMTYMIENHHLTTPTARNDPATVTLYLADMIAMMVDTGIGVDRLAYHVYQDVFEQFFPDKQQIKSLMITYKSFKRQIQGLVEAG; encoded by the coding sequence ATGGACAACCTTAAAAAAGTTTTAAAAAAGGTCGAGCGACTGGAACCGATACCCTCGGTCATCCACAAAGTCCTGGATCTGGCCGACGACCCGGATGCGCCCTTGAAGGATTTGATGGACGTGGTCGAGCGTGATCCGGCCATTACCGCCAATCTGTTGAAAACGGTAAATTCCGCCCATTTCGGCTTGCCCGTCAAAGTCGACTCCGTCAAACAGGCCGTTGCCATGCTGGGATTGCAGCAGGTGGTGGAAATGGTGCTTTCGCAAAACCTTTCCGGAAATCTCAAGCCGGCCCAGAAAGGCTACGGCCTGGCCCGAGGAGACCTGTGGCGCCAGAGCCTGGCCGTTGCCATGATTGCCCGGACCCTGGCCAACGAACAAGACCTGATGAGCCTGCCGGCCATCTATACCGCCGCGCTGCTGAAAGATATCGGCAAGGTCATTCTGCACGAATTCGTCGCCGACCAGCTGCCAGCCATTCAGGATCTGGTGAAGAGCAAGGGAATGAGCTTCGTTGAGGCGGAAATGGAGGTGCTGGGCATGGACCACACCACCGTGGGCGGCATGATCGCCAAACAATGGCATTTCAGTCCTCACATGACCTATATGATCGAAAACCATCACCTGACCACGCCCACCGCACGCAACGACCCGGCCACGGTGACTCTCTACCTGGCCGACATGATCGCCATGATGGTGGATACCGGCATCGGGGTGGACCGGTTGGCCTACCATGTGTATCAGGACGTGTTCGAGCAGTTTTTCCCCGACAAGCAGCAGATCAAGTCGCTGATGATTACCTACAAAAGCTTTAAACGTCAGATCCAGGGATTGGTCGAAGCCGGATAA
- a CDS encoding GntR family transcriptional regulator encodes MAPAKTKDKADAGHTRKAYQGIRQMLFHNEIVPGQKIAYRDLAERLGMSQTPVIQALKWLEFQGLVRHERHRGYYTEPVSIQEVEEIYEFREQIELALLPRTMARMDAPALRKLEDALQAHLQASRKIYLHDRLLKDMEFHLTLAALSGNRVQHQTLRFLFDLLYLKYGGNILFSTSMDKADAAHKELFAHIRDGNLQQAQQVLSKHIGRVKQHVLDGLDHLMKEKSRAGF; translated from the coding sequence ATGGCACCAGCGAAAACAAAAGACAAGGCCGACGCCGGCCACACCCGCAAGGCCTACCAGGGCATCCGGCAGATGTTGTTTCACAACGAAATCGTGCCGGGGCAGAAAATTGCCTACCGCGATCTGGCCGAACGGCTGGGCATGAGCCAGACCCCTGTGATTCAGGCCCTCAAGTGGCTGGAATTTCAGGGATTGGTCCGCCATGAGCGCCACCGCGGCTACTACACCGAACCGGTCAGCATCCAGGAAGTCGAAGAGATTTACGAATTCCGGGAACAGATCGAACTGGCCCTGCTGCCCCGGACCATGGCGCGGATGGATGCGCCGGCACTTCGGAAGCTGGAAGACGCCCTGCAGGCCCATTTACAGGCCTCCCGCAAAATCTATCTGCATGACCGGCTGCTGAAGGATATGGAGTTTCACCTCACCCTGGCCGCCCTGTCCGGAAACCGTGTCCAGCACCAGACCCTGCGTTTTCTTTTTGATCTGCTCTACCTGAAATATGGAGGCAACATTCTCTTTTCGACCTCCATGGACAAAGCCGACGCCGCCCACAAAGAGTTGTTCGCGCACATTCGCGACGGCAATCTCCAACAGGCCCAGCAGGTGCTTTCCAAACACATCGGCCGCGTGAAGCAGCATGTGCTCGATGGTCTGGACCACCTGATGAAAGAGAAAAGCCGCGCCGGATTTTAA
- the mlaD gene encoding outer membrane lipid asymmetry maintenance protein MlaD yields the protein MKKTSVETAVGVFVMIGLISVAYMTIKLGKMEWFGDGYYLLDARFDSVSGLKTGAQVDMAGVEIGQVADIRLDNERQVAVVQLKIREGIMLTDDVIASVKTSGLIGDKYIRLTPGGSDRILKPGDMIIDTESALDIEELVSKYVFGDAEK from the coding sequence ATGAAAAAAACATCTGTGGAAACGGCGGTGGGCGTGTTCGTGATGATCGGCCTGATCAGTGTCGCCTACATGACCATCAAGCTTGGCAAAATGGAATGGTTCGGAGATGGCTACTATCTGCTGGATGCCCGCTTCGATTCCGTTTCGGGGCTGAAAACCGGCGCCCAGGTGGACATGGCCGGTGTGGAGATCGGGCAGGTGGCCGATATCCGCCTGGACAACGAGCGCCAGGTCGCCGTCGTACAGTTGAAAATCAGGGAAGGTATCATGCTCACCGATGATGTCATTGCATCGGTCAAGACCTCCGGACTGATCGGGGATAAATACATCCGGTTGACGCCCGGCGGTTCGGACCGCATTCTCAAGCCCGGCGACATGATCATCGACACCGAATCGGCTTTGGACATCGAGGAACTGGTCAGCAAGTATGTGTTTGGCGATGCCGAGAAATAA
- a CDS encoding AAA family ATPase yields MYNQFFGFKERPFRLVPNPAFLYLSRMHEEVLAHLNYAAAYGDGFVEITGEVGTGKTTLCRMFLENLDENTEAAYIFNPKLDALQLLKAINDEFGIASDTDSVKTLIDRLNAFLLEQKVKGKRVLLLIDEAQNLSPDVLEQLRLLSNLETTTSKLLQIILVGQPELGTLLETGALRQLNQRITLTCHLVPLTFAETRAYIRHRIHVASLNPGLEFTVGAFRSIFKYSGGVPRLINIACDRALLTAYTRNKHRITNPIVKRALRELNRKTTRTAKPMLLREKLTLGLLFILVFLVLGLTAGNILRNPIQGNTLAPLVHHKIQNEPASSATETPSPLPVEPTASTDDDPPPAADAPPKQEPTAHETATAAVEPAPAPTASQTAPFAEPLAEEPELARVIAAADAMDSRAGALKAVLNAWNLKIDSGPVTVLDGDTYFRLSARYNNMEIVQARGNLNLIRKLNLPAIVEFPHPDGSGVLYLAVTDMRADEVQLSDGEKEYSVPAAVMEASWNGRVHILWKNHFNYTGVVPINSPEDVILSLKGHLKALGFPVGEMDATYDLVTRETIERIQARHGLDVDGMVGPQTKIVLYNDDKTLEIPRLDDALNG; encoded by the coding sequence ATGTACAATCAGTTTTTCGGGTTTAAAGAGAGACCCTTTCGGCTGGTACCCAACCCGGCGTTTTTATATCTCTCCCGCATGCATGAGGAGGTCCTGGCCCACCTGAATTACGCGGCGGCCTATGGCGACGGCTTCGTTGAAATCACCGGCGAAGTGGGTACGGGAAAAACCACCCTGTGCCGCATGTTTCTGGAAAATCTGGACGAGAACACGGAAGCCGCGTACATCTTCAATCCCAAGCTCGATGCCCTGCAACTCCTCAAGGCGATCAACGACGAATTCGGCATTGCCTCGGACACCGATTCGGTCAAAACGCTCATCGACCGGCTCAATGCTTTTCTGCTGGAGCAAAAAGTCAAGGGCAAGCGGGTGCTGCTGCTCATCGACGAAGCCCAGAACCTTAGCCCGGATGTGCTGGAGCAGCTGCGGTTGCTCTCCAATCTGGAAACCACCACCAGCAAACTGCTTCAGATCATTCTCGTGGGACAACCCGAATTGGGGACGCTGCTGGAAACCGGTGCCCTGCGCCAACTGAACCAGCGTATTACCCTGACCTGCCACCTGGTTCCCCTGACCTTTGCGGAAACCCGTGCATACATCCGCCATCGCATTCACGTCGCTTCACTGAATCCGGGGCTGGAATTTACCGTCGGCGCCTTTCGTTCCATTTTCAAATACAGCGGCGGGGTTCCCCGGTTGATCAACATTGCCTGCGACCGCGCCCTGCTTACCGCCTATACCCGCAACAAGCACCGCATCACCAATCCTATTGTCAAACGGGCGCTGCGTGAATTGAACCGCAAAACCACCCGGACCGCCAAGCCGATGCTGCTGCGGGAAAAGCTGACCCTTGGATTGCTGTTCATTCTGGTTTTTCTGGTGCTGGGGCTGACTGCCGGCAATATCCTGCGCAATCCCATTCAGGGAAACACCCTGGCACCGCTGGTGCACCATAAAATTCAAAACGAACCCGCGTCTTCGGCAACGGAAACGCCGTCTCCCTTACCGGTCGAGCCAACGGCAAGCACGGATGACGACCCGCCGCCGGCTGCCGATGCGCCGCCAAAGCAAGAGCCGACCGCCCACGAAACCGCAACGGCGGCGGTTGAACCGGCTCCAGCTCCAACAGCGTCCCAAACGGCTCCGTTTGCAGAACCCCTTGCCGAGGAACCGGAGCTTGCCCGGGTGATCGCCGCCGCCGATGCCATGGATTCCCGGGCCGGCGCCCTGAAAGCGGTATTAAACGCCTGGAACCTGAAAATTGATTCGGGACCTGTAACGGTCTTGGACGGCGACACCTATTTTCGCCTGTCCGCCCGTTACAACAATATGGAAATCGTTCAGGCGCGCGGCAACCTCAACCTGATCCGAAAACTGAATCTGCCGGCCATTGTCGAATTTCCACATCCCGACGGCAGCGGCGTCCTTTATCTGGCCGTGACGGATATGCGTGCCGACGAGGTGCAACTGTCGGACGGGGAAAAGGAGTACTCCGTTCCCGCCGCAGTTATGGAAGCCTCCTGGAATGGCAGGGTCCATATCCTCTGGAAAAATCATTTCAACTACACGGGGGTCGTGCCGATCAATTCTCCGGAAGACGTTATTCTCTCTCTCAAAGGGCACCTCAAGGCGTTGGGGTTTCCCGTGGGAGAAATGGATGCCACCTACGACCTGGTCACCCGCGAAACGATTGAACGAATTCAGGCCCGCCACGGTCTGGACGTGGATGGCATGGTGGGGCCGCAAACCAAAATCGTTCTCTACAACGATGACAAGACGCTGGAAATTCCCAGGCTTGACGACGCTTTGAACGGATGA
- a CDS encoding general secretion pathway protein GspB: protein MSSILEALKKAERESTEGRDADLPLPAPLPKRSPYPTVRRRWWLPLGAAGVLFVGIALFWLYQRPDASRPTAAPVSPPIPEMQKSTPLPTRRAERPEPLPAPEKKVSAVVRAPDAGKSPALRAEAPSTTVAPVQPVQQKVRKSPLPMVAKAPPSKPPEARHQPLIPAPHNETVPAEPSRVLPREIVRPSRPPTPPSEKSDKTYRSDPRIELQALVWSPDAAERFVIINDHLLREGGSTDGITIVRINPDDILVSEGSEEWHEAFKIR, encoded by the coding sequence TTGAGTTCGATTCTGGAAGCACTGAAAAAAGCGGAACGAGAGTCTACCGAAGGGCGAGACGCAGACCTTCCCTTGCCGGCGCCGCTGCCCAAACGATCGCCCTATCCGACGGTTCGGCGGCGGTGGTGGCTGCCCCTGGGTGCCGCGGGGGTTCTGTTTGTCGGCATTGCGCTTTTCTGGCTGTACCAACGCCCAGATGCTTCCCGGCCCACCGCCGCCCCGGTGTCGCCTCCGATCCCTGAGATGCAAAAAAGCACTCCTTTGCCGACCCGCCGGGCAGAGCGGCCGGAGCCGTTGCCGGCTCCGGAAAAGAAGGTGTCCGCTGTCGTGCGCGCCCCGGATGCCGGAAAGTCGCCTGCGCTTCGGGCCGAAGCGCCGTCGACAACGGTTGCCCCGGTTCAACCTGTTCAACAAAAAGTTCGAAAATCTCCCTTACCCATGGTGGCCAAGGCCCCGCCATCCAAGCCTCCCGAGGCCCGGCATCAGCCTTTGATCCCTGCTCCTCATAACGAAACGGTGCCGGCAGAACCGTCCCGCGTTCTTCCCCGGGAAATCGTCCGGCCTTCCCGGCCACCGACGCCGCCATCGGAGAAAAGCGATAAAACCTACCGCAGCGACCCCCGGATCGAGCTTCAGGCCCTGGTGTGGAGCCCGGACGCCGCCGAACGGTTTGTGATCATCAACGACCATTTGCTCAGAGAGGGCGGATCGACCGATGGGATCACCATCGTGAGAATCAATCCCGACGATATCCTGGTTTCGGAGGGTTCTGAAGAATGGCATGAGGCTTTCAAGATCCGCTGA
- a CDS encoding ABC transporter ATP-binding protein, translating into MDEPLIQFNQVCKRFGDNVVLDGVDLSIFKGQVTTIIGKSGIGKSVLLKHIIGLLEPDAGEILFEGQSRGAMTKADRRALKMKFSYMFQGTALFDSMTVYDNVALPLKENRRVAFSEIKGRVRDKLEQLDLIGIEDKYPSQLSGGMKKRVAMARALVTEPRIVLFDEPTTGLDPIRKNAAHRMIADYQKTFGFTGVMVSHEIPDVFHISQRIAMLDRGRILFQGSPEEIQNSDEPVIRHFIRGEVPEGEEYNGLHD; encoded by the coding sequence ATGGACGAACCGCTGATCCAATTCAATCAGGTCTGCAAGCGCTTCGGGGACAATGTCGTGCTCGACGGGGTGGATTTGTCCATTTTCAAGGGGCAGGTGACGACCATCATCGGAAAAAGCGGCATCGGAAAAAGCGTTTTGCTCAAGCACATTATCGGTCTGCTGGAGCCCGATGCCGGAGAAATTCTTTTCGAAGGCCAGTCCCGCGGCGCCATGACCAAGGCGGATCGCCGGGCGCTGAAGATGAAATTCAGCTATATGTTTCAGGGGACGGCCCTGTTCGACTCCATGACCGTTTACGACAACGTGGCCCTGCCACTGAAGGAAAACAGGCGGGTGGCCTTCAGCGAGATCAAGGGCCGGGTCCGGGACAAGTTGGAACAACTGGATCTGATCGGCATCGAAGACAAGTACCCGTCCCAACTTTCCGGCGGCATGAAAAAACGGGTGGCCATGGCCCGCGCGCTGGTGACCGAACCCCGGATCGTTCTTTTCGACGAGCCGACCACCGGCCTGGATCCCATTCGCAAGAACGCCGCCCACCGGATGATTGCCGACTATCAGAAAACATTCGGCTTTACCGGGGTTATGGTCAGCCACGAAATTCCCGATGTTTTCCATATCTCCCAGCGCATTGCCATGCTGGATCGCGGTCGGATTCTCTTCCAGGGCAGTCCCGAGGAGATCCAGAACAGTGACGAGCCGGTCATCCGGCATTTCATCCGGGGAGAAGTGCCAGAGGGCGAGGAATACAACGGGTTGCATGACTGA
- a CDS encoding ABC transporter permease: MNRTHPISDLFAGLGRMAIEPVQELGRTAIFFFRGLVHLFSFPLQADKIVDQVYFIGMKSVFVICLTGAFTGMVLGLQGYYTLVKFGSEGMLGAAVALSLIREMGPVLTAIMVVARAGSAMAAEIGIMRISEQIDALETMDIDPIRFLFSPRLGASLIAFPLLTAIFDVVGIFGGYVTGSLLLGINSGLYFSRVESSVLMEDINGGFIKAFCFAAIVATICCYQGYTTHMRKEGFGAKGVSLSTTSAVVISCVLILVADYVLTSFLL; the protein is encoded by the coding sequence ATGAACCGAACGCACCCCATCTCCGATTTATTCGCCGGCCTTGGACGCATGGCCATCGAGCCCGTCCAGGAGCTGGGCCGGACGGCGATCTTTTTCTTTCGGGGGCTCGTTCATCTTTTTTCCTTTCCCCTCCAGGCGGACAAGATTGTCGACCAGGTCTATTTTATCGGCATGAAATCCGTGTTCGTCATCTGCCTTACCGGGGCGTTTACCGGAATGGTGCTGGGGCTTCAGGGTTACTATACCCTGGTGAAATTCGGCTCCGAAGGCATGCTGGGCGCAGCCGTGGCCCTGAGTCTGATTCGGGAAATGGGACCGGTGCTCACGGCCATCATGGTGGTGGCCCGGGCCGGTTCGGCCATGGCGGCGGAAATCGGCATCATGCGGATTTCCGAGCAGATCGATGCCCTGGAAACCATGGACATCGACCCCATCCGTTTCCTGTTCAGCCCCCGTCTGGGTGCCTCCCTGATCGCCTTTCCCCTTCTCACGGCCATTTTCGATGTGGTGGGCATTTTCGGCGGTTATGTGACCGGCTCGCTGCTTTTGGGGATCAACTCGGGGCTCTATTTCAGCCGGGTGGAATCCAGCGTTCTGATGGAGGACATCAACGGCGGATTCATCAAGGCGTTCTGTTTTGCCGCCATCGTGGCGACCATCTGCTGTTATCAGGGCTACACCACCCACATGCGCAAGGAGGGCTTCGGCGCCAAGGGTGTGAGCCTTTCCACCACCTCGGCGGTGGTGATTTCCTGTGTGTTGATCCTGGTGGCCGACTATGTGCTGACCTCTTTTTTGCTGTGA
- a CDS encoding GIY-YIG nuclease family protein — protein MPQSAMNNLPGTYALIFHCAAPFRIRVGKLGIIEGPRGCWIYVGSAFGPGGLASRLAHHLKPSQRPHWHLDYLKTALQPVDIWTTTDSVKRECAWARCFSLLKGSMCPIAGFGASDCACRSHLIYRPRRPGFVSFRRQLRGQIVNHGPLYRLSPADIPSG, from the coding sequence ATGCCACAGTCCGCCATGAACAACCTGCCGGGCACCTATGCCCTGATTTTTCACTGCGCCGCGCCATTTCGCATCCGGGTCGGCAAATTGGGAATCATCGAGGGTCCCAGAGGGTGCTGGATCTATGTGGGCAGCGCCTTCGGTCCGGGCGGTCTGGCCTCCCGACTGGCCCACCACCTGAAACCGTCGCAACGGCCCCACTGGCATCTGGACTATCTTAAAACCGCCTTGCAGCCCGTGGATATCTGGACCACCACCGATTCGGTCAAACGCGAATGCGCATGGGCCCGCTGTTTCTCCCTCCTGAAAGGATCGATGTGCCCCATTGCCGGTTTCGGGGCCTCGGACTGCGCCTGCCGCTCGCACCTGATCTATCGGCCCCGTCGACCGGGTTTCGTCAGCTTCCGGCGCCAACTGCGCGGGCAAATCGTAAACCACGGCCCGTTGTACCGATTAAGTCCGGCCGACATCCCTTCTGGATAG
- a CDS encoding DUF6125 family protein — MATAVETTENLDQEQTARLVMDVMHRTIIHYALWFTEIRHQMGMEKALEALSVASEKSLGIQLKRLSKILGFDLQDGIPAPLLNMDKKDLSALLDGAAINWLANDGVWFQAVEFTNGMNDAKRCNDSCWAHFSPFEAWSIKRFLNLGKQPGLEGLKQALGFRVYARINVQSFEDDGPDAFIFRMNECRVQVARKKKNLPDYPCKSAGLVEYAYFASAVDSRIQTECIGCPPDAHPDDWYCAWRFSLKE; from the coding sequence ATGGCCACTGCCGTCGAAACCACCGAAAACCTGGACCAGGAACAGACCGCGCGCCTCGTTATGGATGTCATGCACCGGACCATTATCCACTATGCGCTCTGGTTCACGGAAATTCGCCACCAGATGGGTATGGAAAAGGCGTTGGAAGCGCTTTCCGTGGCTTCGGAAAAAAGTCTTGGCATTCAGCTCAAGCGGCTGTCCAAAATCCTCGGGTTCGACCTGCAGGACGGCATTCCCGCGCCGCTGTTGAACATGGACAAAAAGGATCTTTCGGCGCTTCTCGATGGGGCCGCCATCAACTGGCTGGCCAACGACGGCGTCTGGTTCCAGGCCGTGGAGTTCACCAACGGCATGAACGACGCCAAGCGCTGCAACGACTCCTGCTGGGCCCACTTTTCACCTTTCGAGGCCTGGTCCATCAAACGCTTCCTCAATCTCGGGAAGCAACCCGGACTGGAAGGGCTCAAACAGGCCCTCGGTTTTCGCGTTTACGCCCGCATCAACGTGCAGTCCTTCGAAGACGATGGACCGGATGCCTTCATCTTCCGTATGAACGAATGCCGGGTCCAGGTGGCCCGCAAAAAAAAGAACCTTCCCGACTATCCCTGCAAATCCGCCGGGCTGGTGGAATACGCTTATTTTGCCAGTGCCGTCGATTCGCGGATTCAGACCGAATGCATCGGCTGCCCGCCGGATGCGCATCCAGACGATTGGTACTGTGCCTGGCGGTTCTCATTGAAAGAATAG
- a CDS encoding VacJ family lipoprotein, producing MVEKWIPAVRPPQRWVMLRALMMLIVLLAGSVAMAGSSEENAAGPPAGEAPAIEEAADHFDPFDQGGEDVFEDQDEALQAVADPIEGFNRAMFTVNDKLYFWVLKPVASGYRFVLPTPVRSSIKNFFFNLLGPVRFVNCLFQGKWRAAEGEFCRFTVNTTAGMLGFFDPAKDNPKMNPHEEDFGQTLGYYSVGNGFYIVWPLLGPSTLRDTVGSVGDWALNPFSFMKLVNVDAGALTSDTTNVAMYCIRTVNDVSFRIGDYETLKNAALDPYEAFRNAYIQNRNSKIAK from the coding sequence ATGGTCGAAAAATGGATTCCAGCGGTCCGGCCGCCTCAGCGGTGGGTCATGTTGCGGGCACTGATGATGCTGATCGTTCTGTTGGCCGGCAGCGTCGCCATGGCCGGATCTTCGGAGGAAAATGCCGCCGGACCTCCCGCCGGTGAAGCGCCGGCCATAGAGGAAGCTGCGGATCACTTCGATCCGTTCGACCAGGGCGGTGAGGATGTTTTCGAAGATCAAGACGAGGCCTTGCAGGCGGTTGCCGACCCCATCGAAGGGTTCAACCGAGCCATGTTCACCGTCAACGACAAACTCTATTTCTGGGTGCTCAAGCCGGTGGCTTCCGGATATCGATTCGTGTTGCCCACGCCGGTTCGTTCGAGCATCAAGAATTTTTTCTTCAATCTGCTGGGACCGGTCCGGTTTGTGAACTGCCTGTTTCAAGGCAAATGGAGGGCCGCCGAAGGAGAGTTCTGCCGGTTTACAGTCAACACCACAGCGGGCATGCTGGGGTTTTTCGATCCCGCAAAAGATAATCCGAAAATGAATCCCCATGAAGAAGATTTTGGCCAGACACTGGGCTATTATTCTGTCGGCAACGGGTTTTATATCGTCTGGCCGCTTTTGGGCCCCTCCACCCTGCGCGATACGGTGGGCAGTGTCGGCGATTGGGCGTTGAATCCGTTTTCGTTCATGAAATTGGTCAATGTCGATGCCGGCGCCCTGACGTCCGACACGACCAATGTGGCCATGTACTGTATCCGGACCGTCAATGATGTCTCTTTTCGCATCGGTGATTACGAAACCCTGAAAAATGCAGCCCTGGACCCCTATGAGGCCTTTCGGAATGCATATATTCAGAATCGCAACAGCAAAATCGCCAAGTAA
- a CDS encoding M23 family metallopeptidase, whose protein sequence is MRVKNSVLAAFFCLAAGTGSLLLPLAGRAAGEPQAPAASQHLLTAAAPSTMLNVVEGVLHNRTLYEALTACHIPPAEILSLSRSFKPVFDFRSAQPKDVYQVSVDNQHLIQKFVYKTSPMDEYEAIKNEKGGYNVHKRDIVLEHRQEAKVFTIETSLYEAVTDSGEDRVIAGMIADIFAWDIDFYLYPRKGDRIAVVYERCYKDGVFVKYGKILAARYAGKQKTFSAFLFNDGRFDGYYDETGQPLKKMFLRTPLKFGKMTSGFSIRRFHPVSKRYKAHTGIDYGAPMGTPIMATGNGRVTFAGWKGGYGKLLIVKHANGYETYYGHCSRLLKKPGQLVEQSEVIARVGSTGISTGPHVHYEVRVSGKPINPNKVKKSRGKPLSPELLAKFRPILDERLAMVESLLEEKTSLVMLMQND, encoded by the coding sequence ATGCGTGTGAAAAATAGTGTGCTTGCTGCTTTTTTCTGCCTTGCCGCGGGGACCGGCAGCCTGCTGCTTCCCCTCGCCGGCCGGGCTGCCGGGGAGCCTCAGGCGCCGGCGGCCAGCCAGCACCTTCTGACTGCCGCGGCACCATCCACAATGCTCAATGTGGTCGAAGGGGTGCTGCACAACCGCACCCTTTACGAAGCCCTGACGGCCTGCCACATCCCGCCGGCCGAAATTCTCTCCCTTTCCCGGTCGTTCAAACCGGTTTTCGATTTTCGAAGCGCTCAACCCAAGGACGTCTACCAGGTCAGTGTCGACAACCAGCATCTGATTCAGAAGTTTGTTTACAAGACCAGCCCCATGGACGAATACGAGGCGATAAAAAACGAAAAGGGCGGCTACAATGTCCATAAACGGGACATCGTGCTGGAGCACCGGCAGGAGGCCAAGGTTTTCACCATCGAAACTTCGCTGTACGAGGCCGTAACCGACAGCGGCGAGGACCGGGTCATTGCCGGCATGATTGCAGACATCTTTGCCTGGGACATCGACTTTTATCTCTACCCGCGCAAAGGCGACCGCATTGCCGTGGTGTACGAGCGTTGCTACAAGGATGGCGTTTTCGTCAAATATGGAAAAATTCTGGCAGCCCGTTATGCGGGCAAGCAAAAGACCTTCTCGGCGTTTTTGTTTAACGACGGCCGCTTCGACGGCTACTACGATGAGACCGGCCAACCCTTGAAAAAAATGTTTCTAAGAACGCCGCTGAAATTCGGGAAAATGACGTCCGGCTTTTCCATTCGGCGGTTCCATCCGGTTTCCAAACGCTACAAAGCGCACACCGGCATCGACTACGGCGCGCCCATGGGAACGCCCATCATGGCAACGGGCAACGGCAGGGTCACCTTTGCCGGATGGAAAGGCGGATACGGCAAGCTGCTCATCGTCAAGCATGCCAACGGCTACGAAACTTATTATGGCCACTGCTCCCGGCTGCTGAAAAAGCCGGGTCAACTGGTCGAACAGAGTGAGGTAATCGCCCGGGTCGGCTCCACCGGCATCTCAACCGGCCCCCACGTACACTATGAGGTGCGGGTTTCCGGCAAGCCCATCAACCCCAACAAGGTCAAGAAAAGCCGCGGCAAGCCCTTGAGCCCGGAACTGCTGGCCAAATTCAGGCCGATTCTCGACGAGCGGCTGGCGATGGTGGAAAGCCTGCTGGAAGAAAAGACCAGCCTGGTGATGTTGATGCAAAACGATTGA
- a CDS encoding ABC transporter substrate-binding protein, with amino-acid sequence MRRRLLACMLILAVLGIGPTAAASTEPMAVIKTPIDEVIKILNDPQYKEAGTKQAQRNAIWQIVQPMFDFEEISQRAVARNWQSFTDAEKKAFVDVFAQFLGNTYIDKIQGEYHNEKIVYLGQEILQEVYAEVKTNIVRETVEIPVNYRMRKYDDGHWRVYDIIVEGVSLVKNYRTQFASILKKKKPSELIDQLNEKLTEQNQRLIGSGQD; translated from the coding sequence ATGAGGAGAAGGCTGCTTGCCTGTATGTTGATACTTGCCGTGCTGGGGATCGGCCCGACTGCGGCTGCATCCACGGAGCCCATGGCGGTGATCAAGACGCCTATCGACGAGGTCATCAAAATTCTCAACGATCCCCAGTATAAAGAAGCCGGGACCAAACAGGCCCAGCGCAACGCGATCTGGCAGATCGTCCAGCCGATGTTCGACTTCGAAGAAATTTCACAGCGGGCCGTGGCACGCAACTGGCAAAGTTTTACCGATGCCGAAAAAAAAGCCTTTGTGGATGTTTTCGCTCAGTTTCTGGGCAACACCTACATCGATAAAATTCAGGGGGAGTACCACAACGAAAAGATCGTTTACCTCGGACAGGAAATCCTTCAAGAGGTGTACGCCGAGGTCAAAACCAATATCGTCAGGGAAACGGTCGAAATACCGGTGAACTACCGCATGCGCAAATACGATGACGGCCATTGGAGAGTCTACGACATCATTGTCGAGGGCGTCAGCCTGGTTAAAAATTACCGCACCCAGTTTGCCAGCATCCTGAAAAAGAAAAAACCGTCCGAACTGATCGATCAACTCAACGAGAAGCTCACCGAGCAGAACCAGCGGCTGATTGGAAGCGGGCAGGATTGA